The Acanthopagrus latus isolate v.2019 chromosome 6, fAcaLat1.1, whole genome shotgun sequence genome includes a region encoding these proteins:
- the fbxo2 gene encoding F-box only protein 2 isoform X2: MVKLEFWDLTENGGSQWKVEDMPGDCGHDFCIDGVSKYFVTSFELCLKRQVINLVEEGYTPEQLDAQPVVAVEDWYCGRTDCGCTYQMAVCLLDENHEVIQEFKPEQVTLDPDTDDCSWKQVSHKFTEYGPGLRHISFEHGGQDSKFWDGWFGVRVTGSSVVVDV, translated from the exons ATGGTGAAG CTGGAATTCTGGGACCTGACGGAGAACGGAGGGAGTCAGTGGAAGGTGGAGGACATGCCAGGAGACTGTGGCCATGACTTCTGCATCGACGGAGTGTCCAAATACTTTGTAACCTCGTTTGA GCTGTGTCTGAAGAGGCAGGTGATCAACCTAGTGGAGGAGGGCTACACCCCTGAACAGCTGGATGCTCAGCCTGTCGTCGCAGTGGAAGACTG GTACTGCGGGAGGACAGATTGCGGTTGCACCTACCAAatggctgtgtgtctgctggatgaGAATCATGAGGTCATACAGGAGTTCAAACCTGAACAAGTGACTCTGGATCCTGACACTGATGACTGCTCGTGGAAACAG GTCAGCCATAAGTTTACTGAGTACGGCCCTGGATTGCGCCATATCTCCTTCGAACACGGGGGACAAGACAGCAAGTTCTGGGACGGTTGGTTTGGAGTCCGTGTCACTGGGAGCTCTGTTGTTGTCGACGTGTAA
- the LOC119021864 gene encoding small vasohibin-binding protein, translated as MEPACRKDKSKLNSTPTRGDRARQKSAQQELKQRQRAEIYALNKVMTELEQQQFETFCKQMQSQGE; from the exons ATGGAGCCTGCCTGCCGTAAAGACAAGTCAAAGCTGAACTCTACCCCGACCAGAGGAGACAGAGCCAGACAGAAGTCTGCACAGCAAGAGCTCAAACAGcgacagagagcagag atttatgCGTTGAACAAGGTAATGACAGagttggagcagcagcagtttgagacCTTCTGTAAACAGATGCAGTCACAAGGAGAATGA
- the fbxo2 gene encoding F-box only protein 2 isoform X1, which yields MTRNLLKNPNGEEQLEFWDLTENGGSQWKVEDMPGDCGHDFCIDGVSKYFVTSFELCLKRQVINLVEEGYTPEQLDAQPVVAVEDWYCGRTDCGCTYQMAVCLLDENHEVIQEFKPEQVTLDPDTDDCSWKQVSHKFTEYGPGLRHISFEHGGQDSKFWDGWFGVRVTGSSVVVDV from the exons ATGACCAGAAACCTGCTGAAGAATCCCAATGGTGAAG AGCAGCTGGAATTCTGGGACCTGACGGAGAACGGAGGGAGTCAGTGGAAGGTGGAGGACATGCCAGGAGACTGTGGCCATGACTTCTGCATCGACGGAGTGTCCAAATACTTTGTAACCTCGTTTGA GCTGTGTCTGAAGAGGCAGGTGATCAACCTAGTGGAGGAGGGCTACACCCCTGAACAGCTGGATGCTCAGCCTGTCGTCGCAGTGGAAGACTG GTACTGCGGGAGGACAGATTGCGGTTGCACCTACCAAatggctgtgtgtctgctggatgaGAATCATGAGGTCATACAGGAGTTCAAACCTGAACAAGTGACTCTGGATCCTGACACTGATGACTGCTCGTGGAAACAG GTCAGCCATAAGTTTACTGAGTACGGCCCTGGATTGCGCCATATCTCCTTCGAACACGGGGGACAAGACAGCAAGTTCTGGGACGGTTGGTTTGGAGTCCGTGTCACTGGGAGCTCTGTTGTTGTCGACGTGTAA